A genomic window from Algoriphagus sp. Y33 includes:
- a CDS encoding lactonase family protein, with translation MKKSLVLSLLLAISLACTTEKTTEMTETPITYTFLVGTYTDKESQGLNQLDFTPSENRLEVRTIFPGIQNPSFVLANSAGDKVFTLEEIGDLPGGNIISLSRSSENQSLSKLSEISSFGDHPCYLALAPTEDFLTVANYSGGSLSAYKIGKEAELTHLQTIRHEGSSVNKERQNAPHVHSTVFSPDGKFLLAADLGTDQVYVYDFDNTSKEPLSLNNTFKSQPGDGPRHLVFSADGGELFILQELTAVLEVVDFKEGKLTPKQRISLITDNPEGDVGAAEVRISSDGKNIYASNRGDANNLSVLAKKDGGNYELIQQVSSGGVMPRNFNLTADGKYLISANQASNDIVVFERDGETGKLNQTSWKVEINKPVYLFRLGD, from the coding sequence ATGAAAAAATCACTTGTTCTCTCCCTACTTCTTGCGATCTCATTGGCCTGCACCACAGAAAAAACAACTGAAATGACAGAAACACCCATTACCTATACTTTTTTGGTAGGAACTTATACAGACAAAGAAAGTCAGGGCTTAAACCAACTTGATTTTACTCCTTCGGAAAACAGACTAGAAGTTCGGACAATTTTTCCCGGCATACAAAACCCTTCATTTGTATTGGCTAATTCAGCAGGGGACAAGGTTTTCACTTTAGAAGAAATAGGTGATCTCCCGGGTGGGAATATAATCAGCTTAAGCCGCTCGTCAGAAAATCAATCGCTTTCCAAACTGAGTGAAATATCAAGCTTCGGAGACCATCCCTGTTATCTTGCATTAGCTCCGACAGAAGATTTTTTGACTGTGGCAAATTATAGCGGCGGAAGTTTAAGTGCTTATAAGATCGGAAAAGAAGCAGAATTAACCCACCTACAGACGATCCGGCACGAAGGAAGCAGTGTCAATAAGGAACGTCAAAATGCTCCACATGTTCACAGCACGGTATTCAGCCCGGACGGGAAATTCTTACTGGCAGCAGATCTTGGTACGGATCAGGTCTATGTGTATGATTTTGACAACACCTCAAAAGAACCCCTCAGCTTAAACAACACATTTAAATCCCAACCCGGAGATGGCCCACGACATCTTGTGTTTTCAGCCGATGGAGGTGAGCTATTTATCTTGCAGGAATTAACGGCTGTATTGGAAGTAGTTGATTTTAAAGAGGGAAAACTCACTCCCAAGCAACGGATCTCCCTGATTACGGATAACCCTGAAGGTGATGTAGGAGCTGCCGAGGTACGGATCTCTTCTGACGGTAAAAACATTTATGCATCCAACCGCGGAGATGCCAACAACCTTTCGGTGCTTGCGAAGAAAGACGGCGGAAATTATGAACTGATCCAGCAAGTAAGTTCAGGAGGGGTAATGCCACGTAATTTCAATTTGACAGCTGATGGCAAATACCTAATCTCCGCCAATCAAGCGAGCAATGACATTGTAGTTTTTGAACGGGACGGAGAAACAGGAAAGTTAAACCAAACTTCCTGGAAAGTGGAAATAAACAAGCCTGTGTACCTCTTCAGACTAGGCGATTAA
- a CDS encoding PQQ-dependent sugar dehydrogenase: MRKYLLPFAVCSLIFWSCDKKQRDPFATEKPDESRFTKIPLAGNFNEPMEIEVLDNGDVLIIERHGKLKLFQAESGNTIVVGELEVFPEREDGLMGMAKDPDFNTNNWLYLYYAPASEAALNRISRFDFVDNKLDLASEVIILDVDIYRGCCHSGGGLEFDAQGNLYLGIGDDSTPFESSNFNPIDERQDQPKNVDAQRSSGNTNDLRGAILRIKPNREGGYSIPEGNLFPLGTPKTRPEIYVKGNRNPFRFSIDSRNGNLYWGEVGPDGSEDKEGRGPKGYDEINVATGPGYYGWPYFVGNNSAYWKYDFATGESLFQFDPNEPKNTSPNNTGMGVLPVAKPALIYYPYAESEQFPMLGQGGRNAMAGQVYYREDYEKSDVRFPGYYNEKLFIYDWMRNWIFTVSLTEDFEYDTMEQFMPETHFEKPMDMQFAKDGSLYVLEYGTFWRANNDDSGLYRIVFSEGNRRPDVKISADRTVGAAPFTVNFSSSGTNDPDTDDQVSFHWEFGENGTTSTDTNPTYTYGAPGIYSVKLTATDLKGETSSSFLEVKVGNEAPTVSIDWQGNRSFYFGKETISYAVTASDKEDGQIDPSQINMTIAYLEGGYDLIETGHQEEILSVGESYINEAGCKACHGISNESVGPDYTSVSEKYKNDPKAKIYLIDKVRNGGAGVWGEQIMPGHTHLDEIKIGQMIDFVLGIANPTGVSGLPASGKYQVENVDDPEGFYLIQASYEDRGANGIPRIKTTGQLKLRNTAVSAYSADHLEGAARANPEDEYFVQFTTSESWLLLKDIDLNQINKITLSILPATTKGKIQVRTGSPDGRLIAETAMLTNDSRLASDPNEGWFDFSLTIPETDYYGDLYFVYLTDEPISIWNTFNLSTLKFGR; this comes from the coding sequence ATGAGAAAGTATCTGCTTCCGTTTGCAGTCTGTAGTTTGATTTTTTGGAGTTGTGACAAAAAGCAACGAGATCCCTTTGCCACCGAGAAACCGGATGAATCAAGATTTACCAAGATCCCTTTGGCAGGCAACTTCAATGAACCCATGGAAATCGAGGTGCTGGATAACGGAGATGTATTGATCATCGAACGGCATGGGAAACTCAAACTTTTTCAGGCGGAATCAGGAAATACTATAGTGGTAGGAGAGTTGGAGGTATTCCCTGAGCGTGAAGATGGCTTAATGGGAATGGCAAAGGATCCAGATTTCAACACTAATAACTGGTTGTATCTCTATTATGCCCCGGCTTCCGAAGCAGCTTTAAACAGGATTTCGAGATTTGACTTTGTAGATAATAAGCTTGATTTGGCCTCTGAGGTAATCATTCTGGATGTGGACATTTATCGGGGATGTTGCCATTCCGGGGGAGGTCTGGAATTTGATGCTCAGGGCAATCTGTACTTGGGAATAGGAGATGACTCTACCCCCTTTGAGTCAAGTAATTTCAATCCAATAGATGAGCGGCAAGACCAACCTAAAAATGTGGATGCCCAAAGAAGTTCGGGCAATACTAATGACCTGCGCGGTGCGATTCTTCGGATCAAACCTAATCGGGAAGGAGGATATTCTATTCCTGAAGGTAATTTATTCCCTTTGGGTACACCCAAAACCCGCCCCGAAATCTATGTGAAAGGCAATCGTAACCCTTTCAGATTTTCTATAGACAGTCGTAACGGCAATTTGTATTGGGGAGAAGTAGGGCCTGACGGTTCAGAAGACAAAGAAGGCCGTGGGCCCAAGGGGTACGATGAAATCAATGTTGCGACAGGCCCCGGCTATTACGGATGGCCTTATTTTGTGGGGAATAATTCGGCCTATTGGAAGTATGACTTTGCCACCGGTGAAAGCTTGTTTCAATTTGACCCAAATGAGCCAAAGAATACTTCACCCAATAATACAGGCATGGGGGTATTGCCTGTCGCGAAGCCTGCTTTGATCTATTATCCCTATGCAGAGTCAGAGCAATTTCCCATGCTCGGTCAGGGGGGTAGAAATGCCATGGCCGGTCAAGTGTATTACCGTGAAGATTATGAGAAGTCTGATGTGAGATTTCCGGGGTATTACAATGAGAAACTGTTTATCTATGACTGGATGAGAAACTGGATTTTCACTGTTAGCTTGACAGAGGATTTCGAGTACGATACCATGGAGCAATTTATGCCCGAGACTCACTTTGAAAAACCTATGGATATGCAGTTTGCTAAAGACGGTTCTTTGTATGTATTGGAGTATGGGACTTTTTGGCGTGCAAATAACGATGATTCGGGTCTGTACAGAATCGTGTTTTCGGAAGGAAACAGAAGGCCGGATGTGAAAATTTCCGCGGATAGAACTGTGGGCGCAGCCCCTTTTACGGTGAATTTTTCCTCTTCAGGAACAAATGACCCCGATACTGACGATCAAGTCAGTTTTCACTGGGAGTTTGGGGAGAACGGAACCACTTCCACTGATACAAATCCAACCTATACTTATGGTGCCCCAGGAATTTATAGCGTGAAATTAACGGCAACTGATCTAAAGGGGGAGACTTCAAGTTCATTTTTGGAAGTAAAAGTGGGGAACGAGGCACCGACAGTTTCTATTGACTGGCAGGGAAACCGAAGTTTCTATTTTGGAAAGGAGACGATCAGCTATGCGGTTACGGCATCTGATAAAGAAGATGGGCAAATAGATCCATCTCAAATCAACATGACGATAGCTTATCTGGAAGGCGGATATGATCTGATAGAAACGGGCCATCAGGAAGAGATTTTGAGCGTTGGGGAGTCTTATATCAATGAAGCGGGATGCAAAGCCTGCCACGGAATCAGCAATGAGTCCGTAGGTCCGGATTATACGTCAGTGTCTGAGAAATACAAAAACGATCCAAAAGCCAAAATATACCTGATCGATAAAGTCAGAAATGGGGGAGCCGGAGTATGGGGCGAGCAGATTATGCCAGGGCATACCCACTTGGATGAGATTAAAATAGGACAGATGATTGATTTTGTGTTGGGCATCGCCAATCCAACTGGAGTTTCGGGTTTGCCTGCTTCAGGAAAGTATCAGGTTGAAAATGTGGATGATCCTGAGGGATTCTACCTGATACAGGCGTCCTATGAAGATCGGGGAGCAAACGGTATTCCCAGGATTAAGACTACCGGTCAATTGAAATTGAGAAATACGGCTGTATCAGCATATAGCGCAGATCACCTGGAAGGTGCAGCCAGAGCTAACCCCGAAGATGAGTACTTTGTACAATTCACTACTTCCGAATCCTGGCTTTTGCTGAAGGATATTGACCTAAACCAAATTAATAAAATTACACTGTCCATTCTGCCCGCAACTACCAAAGGAAAAATCCAGGTGCGGACAGGGTCTCCTGATGGCCGACTGATCGCCGAAACGGCGATGCTCACCAATGATTCCCGGCTTGCTTCGGATCCAAATGAAGGATGGTTTGATTTTTCGTTAACCATTCCGGAGACGGACTATTATGGAGATTTGTACTTTGTTTATCTTACAGATGAGCCAATCTCGATTTGGAACACATTTAATCTGAGCACATTAAAGTTTGGGAGGTGA
- a CDS encoding LVIVD repeat-containing protein — protein sequence MKRFSFSYPLLLLSILLLSSCHDEVNSSYTYHTMMPVYVEMSNERARIITTEPAKPLDNPGKIYIYGDYLFINEPTKGIHILDNSNPSNPINLSFISIAGNVDMAVNGNILYADNYVDLLVFDISNISSIQMVKRIEDVFTHMFYHETGEIISFRDTVITTENPGWERGGWLEGAWMMDSRMSFSANLSAASQSYGIGGSMARFTLSNQHLYAVDESTLRVFNVETPADPTFVKPIDLGWGIETIFPFEDKLFIGSNAGMYIYDASTPNSPTRMSVYEHVQACDPVVVNEDYAFVTLRNGNTCWNGVNELQVIDIKDLYQPKLTKSYSMLNPHGLGLAGNHLYVAEGTHGLKSFDVSNVMTIDQNQLEFLTNQQSVDLIPGPKSLIVIGPDGVCQFDYSNPSKLKKLSCIQVSNPVNLY from the coding sequence ATGAAACGTTTCTCCTTTTCCTATCCACTTCTCTTACTATCGATTTTGTTATTATCATCCTGCCATGATGAAGTCAATTCTTCATACACTTACCATACTATGATGCCGGTGTATGTGGAAATGAGCAATGAAAGAGCAAGGATCATCACAACCGAACCTGCCAAACCATTGGACAACCCAGGCAAAATCTACATCTATGGAGATTACCTTTTTATTAATGAGCCTACAAAGGGAATTCACATTCTGGACAATTCCAACCCCTCCAACCCTATCAATTTGAGCTTTATATCCATTGCTGGAAATGTAGACATGGCGGTGAATGGCAATATTCTTTATGCTGATAATTATGTAGATCTACTAGTATTCGACATCAGTAATATCAGCAGTATACAAATGGTAAAACGTATCGAAGATGTTTTTACCCATATGTTCTATCACGAAACAGGTGAAATAATTAGTTTCCGTGACACGGTAATTACCACCGAAAATCCTGGATGGGAAAGAGGTGGATGGCTAGAAGGTGCATGGATGATGGATTCTAGGATGAGCTTTTCAGCCAACCTTTCTGCTGCATCGCAAAGCTACGGTATAGGTGGATCCATGGCTAGGTTTACACTTTCAAATCAACATCTTTATGCAGTAGACGAATCAACCTTGCGTGTATTTAATGTAGAGACTCCTGCCGACCCCACTTTTGTAAAACCAATTGATCTAGGCTGGGGAATTGAAACCATTTTCCCTTTTGAGGACAAGCTATTTATCGGATCAAATGCCGGGATGTATATCTACGATGCCAGCACCCCGAATTCTCCTACCCGTATGTCAGTTTATGAGCATGTTCAGGCTTGCGATCCTGTAGTGGTGAATGAAGATTACGCTTTTGTGACATTGAGAAATGGTAACACCTGCTGGAATGGCGTGAATGAGCTTCAGGTAATTGATATCAAAGACCTCTACCAACCCAAACTCACAAAATCCTACAGTATGCTCAATCCCCATGGATTGGGACTAGCCGGAAACCACCTGTACGTAGCCGAAGGAACTCATGGTCTTAAAAGCTTCGATGTCAGCAACGTAATGACTATTGACCAAAATCAACTCGAGTTTTTGACCAACCAACAATCGGTTGACCTGATCCCCGGACCCAAATCTCTGATTGTGATCGGCCCTGATGGCGTTTGCCAATTTGACTATAGCAACCCATCCAAACTGAAAAAACTCAGCTGTATCCAAGTCAGCAATCCGGTCAACTTATATTGA
- a CDS encoding phosphoenolpyruvate carboxylase encodes MYKTYDTQVAKRFTIYNSLFLDLPFNDIYRTGTLLPILGTACQNGFQKGLTPKEIIAGFFDELMPDSTESQQSDLLFQMIQYVERQVVLFDSIEDAAYEKIHDLNGKGTIKALIDRTDNDNKREELVEKLKTFSVRLTLTAHPTQFYPGNVLAIITDLENAIRTDDIGKINSLLQQLGKTGFTKREKPTPYDEAVSLIWFLENIFYQSISDIMVRLLGSLNIPLHDWENPGLLKVGFWPGGDRDGNPFVTHTITKQVAERLKKWVLKCYYRDVRKVRRRLTFKHVEEILINIERGLYATLFENDPVYKTKDQLLADLLSAREGLIKYHEGLFLDVLDQFILKVKIFGFHFACMDMRQDSRKHDALIDEIFQLQGKKLEGTEDEQIAQILSLTELPEIASFQDEFNQEILQSLGVIDSVQQESGEEVLNRYIISNCQSRKHLLEVFKLAKLTLGADKENLPLDIVPLFETIDDLAEAPEIMTSLYNLPEYKKHLASRGNKQTIMLGFSDGTKDGGYLQANWSILRAKEEMTRVSRENGIEVVFFDGRGGPPARGGGNMHNFYASLGEKVENSEIQITIQGQTISANYGKVASCTYNFEQLLSAGLENHLYGGADKNLNNGQRALIDELAGEAYESYKKFKSHPKFVPYLEHVTPLKYFGMTNIGSRPLKRGKGEGLKFEDLRAIPFVGSWAQMKQNIPGFYGVGAAVEELEKRGKLGDLKELYNNSLFFRALLGNSMQSLTKCFYPATAYLKHDKNYGEFWEIMYDEYLRSIEKLKEVSSMDELMGDNKVIKKSIEIRERIVLPLITVQQYAIQKILETGKSTEVLQKLILRSMFGIINAARNAA; translated from the coding sequence ATGTACAAAACCTATGATACCCAAGTAGCCAAGCGCTTCACGATTTACAACAGTTTATTTTTGGATCTTCCCTTCAATGACATTTACCGCACAGGAACCTTGCTTCCGATTTTAGGTACGGCATGTCAAAATGGCTTCCAGAAAGGATTGACCCCAAAGGAAATTATTGCAGGGTTTTTCGATGAATTAATGCCTGATTCTACGGAATCTCAGCAATCTGATTTGCTTTTCCAGATGATCCAATACGTAGAGCGACAGGTTGTTTTGTTTGACTCTATAGAGGATGCCGCCTATGAGAAGATCCATGATCTGAATGGGAAAGGAACAATTAAGGCTTTGATAGACCGTACGGACAATGATAACAAGCGGGAAGAGCTAGTCGAGAAATTGAAAACTTTTTCGGTACGTCTTACGCTAACTGCCCATCCGACACAATTTTATCCAGGCAATGTCTTGGCTATTATCACAGATTTGGAGAATGCAATCCGTACGGATGACATCGGAAAGATCAATTCCCTTCTTCAGCAACTGGGCAAAACAGGGTTTACCAAACGGGAAAAACCAACGCCTTACGATGAGGCGGTGAGCTTGATCTGGTTTTTGGAAAATATATTCTACCAGAGTATTTCTGATATTATGGTTCGCTTACTGGGATCCTTGAATATCCCGCTTCATGATTGGGAAAACCCGGGCTTGTTGAAAGTCGGCTTTTGGCCGGGGGGAGATAGGGACGGAAATCCTTTTGTAACACATACCATTACAAAGCAGGTGGCAGAACGCTTGAAAAAGTGGGTTCTAAAATGCTATTACCGTGATGTCCGGAAAGTTCGGCGAAGATTGACTTTCAAGCATGTGGAAGAAATCCTGATTAATATCGAACGGGGTCTTTACGCTACTTTATTTGAAAATGATCCTGTCTATAAGACCAAAGACCAACTGCTTGCTGATTTGCTTTCTGCAAGAGAAGGCTTAATTAAGTATCACGAAGGACTTTTCCTGGATGTATTGGATCAGTTTATTCTGAAAGTAAAAATATTCGGTTTCCACTTCGCATGCATGGATATGCGTCAGGACAGCCGCAAGCATGATGCATTGATAGACGAGATTTTTCAGCTTCAGGGCAAGAAACTAGAAGGCACGGAGGATGAACAAATTGCCCAAATCCTGTCATTGACAGAGCTCCCTGAAATAGCTTCATTTCAGGACGAGTTTAATCAAGAAATATTGCAGTCATTAGGTGTAATTGACTCAGTCCAGCAGGAAAGTGGGGAAGAGGTTCTCAATCGCTACATCATTTCTAATTGCCAATCCAGAAAGCACCTGTTGGAAGTTTTTAAGTTGGCAAAACTGACGCTGGGTGCAGACAAGGAAAACCTTCCTTTGGACATTGTGCCGCTTTTTGAGACAATTGACGATTTGGCAGAAGCTCCTGAGATCATGACAAGTCTCTACAATCTTCCTGAATACAAAAAACATTTGGCATCCAGGGGAAATAAACAAACCATCATGCTTGGCTTCTCTGACGGAACAAAAGACGGTGGATACCTTCAGGCCAACTGGTCTATCTTAAGGGCTAAAGAGGAGATGACCAGAGTATCAAGGGAAAATGGAATAGAAGTAGTCTTCTTCGACGGTAGAGGAGGGCCCCCTGCACGTGGCGGAGGAAACATGCATAATTTCTATGCCTCTCTGGGAGAGAAAGTAGAAAACTCTGAAATACAGATAACTATCCAGGGTCAGACTATTTCTGCCAATTATGGTAAAGTTGCTTCGTGCACTTACAATTTTGAGCAGCTCCTCAGTGCAGGTTTGGAAAACCATCTTTACGGTGGTGCAGATAAGAATTTAAATAACGGGCAACGTGCTTTGATCGACGAGCTGGCAGGAGAAGCCTATGAATCCTACAAGAAATTCAAAAGCCATCCTAAGTTTGTGCCTTATTTGGAGCACGTGACTCCACTTAAGTACTTTGGGATGACAAATATCGGTTCCAGGCCTTTAAAAAGAGGTAAGGGTGAAGGCTTGAAATTCGAAGATCTAAGGGCAATTCCTTTTGTGGGGTCATGGGCTCAGATGAAACAAAATATTCCTGGTTTCTACGGTGTAGGAGCTGCGGTGGAGGAATTGGAAAAGAGAGGGAAATTGGGTGACTTGAAAGAATTATATAATAACAGTCTATTCTTCAGAGCACTTCTCGGTAATTCCATGCAGTCATTGACCAAGTGTTTTTATCCGGCTACTGCTTATCTAAAGCATGACAAGAATTATGGTGAATTCTGGGAGATTATGTACGACGAGTACCTTAGGTCTATAGAGAAACTCAAAGAAGTGTCTTCAATGGATGAACTGATGGGGGACAACAAGGTCATTAAAAAGTCAATTGAAATTAGAGAGCGAATCGTATTGCCTTTGATTACAGTGCAGCAGTACGCTATTCAGAAAATACTTGAAACAGGTAAGTCCACAGAAGTGCTTCAAAAGTTGATCCTGAGAAGTATGTTTGGGATTATCAATGCAGCAAGGAATGCAGCGTAA